One Dermatophagoides farinae isolate YC_2012a chromosome 1, ASM2471394v1, whole genome shotgun sequence genomic region harbors:
- the LOC124492049 gene encoding uncharacterized protein LOC124492049, whose translation MFRKILIFLFFLVLVTAKRLGIHVINDIQYGRWRWERRNNKTMLPSGGINIEGPYGNYRRPRMLIFNANDYDDDVDNMKNNPIQQQQQPKIIIMEKNPLMKMIQRPKFDDFWSTDDESDFNDNLMEKRSMDQTSSITNRSNSNSTSSYSTSSYSTTSYSTRSYEYDDGYWQNRTNIEDISARNGSMNDLYGENRDSSSPSSFGKNFSNQNESFSMPNLTTNA comes from the exons atgtttcgaaaaattttgatatttctattttttctggtattGGTTACAGCAAAAC GTTTAGGCATCCATGTGATAAATGATATTCAATATGGTCGATGGCGTTGGGAAAGacgtaataataaaacaatgtTACCATCCGGTGGTATTAATATTGAAGGTCCATATGGAAATTATCGTCGTCCACGTATGCTTATTTTCAATgcaaatgattatgatgatgatgtggacaatatgaaaaacaatccaatacaacaacaacaacaaccgaaaataattataatggaaaagaatccattaatgaaaatgatacaaagaccaaaatttgatgatttctgGTCAACCGATGATGAAAgtgattttaatgataatttaatggAAAAGCGATCAATGGATCAAACATCATCGATAACGAATCGATCAAATTCcaattcaacatcatcatattcaacatcatcatattcaacaacatcatattCAACACGTtcatatgaatatgatgatgggtaTTGGCAAAATCGTACAAATATTGAGGATATATCAGCTCGAAAtggatcaatgaatgatttatatGGTGAAAATcgtgattcatcatcaccatcatcatttggcaaaaatttttccaatcaaaatgaatcattttcaatgccAAATTTGACCACCAATGCTTAA
- the LOC124492050 gene encoding uncharacterized protein LOC124492050, which yields MSSLPRNYNDDDDYDHHQHHPSSSEPIKINNNQNRRRQNNSSSICRHCLYRLCCCITILSNCSDNDDDDGHDDHDQQQQRHSMLTSQSFEMLNENCFDQLIGSPPPPLLSSDCSCAPINLPVNQFRQINHNNEQQHQQQQHQQRRQRSQQQQRQLSIDNDDDDDDDDIFQMDDVLDADDDNIRLLNPTPYEPPPPTRPRSSNTIGYTNSDDNEEEEEQCRFIYESIGNIPNFMNENNVKILRQQQQQQQPSVLVAIPISEWELQQEQQEIMDFVDGIVSNNNENQHHYQEQEQDLNNEQLVNIQQSALQLRRMSNEFQLRRRRSSSSLPHSSSSSSSSSTTTIIMINITNLVKQTIMDICTFTFDIMFGNYFRTLQHFFGHYHS from the exons ATGTCATCACTGCCACGAAattataacgatgatgatgattatgatcatcatcaacatcatccatcatcgtcagaaccaataaaaatcaataataatcaaaatcgtCGTAGacaaaataattcatcatcaatttgtcgCCATTGTTTATAtcgtctttgttgttgtataacGATATTATCGAATTGTagcgataatgatgatgatgatggccatgatgatcacgatcaacaacaacaacgacattCAATGTTAACTAgtcaatcatttgaaatgttgaatgaaaattgttttgatcaattaattggttcaccaccaccgccattGCTATCATCCGATTGTTCATGTGCACCAATTAATTTACCTGTTAATCAATTTCGACaaattaatcataataatgaacaacaacatcaacaacaacaacatcagcaacgacgacaacgatcgcaacagcaacagagacaattatcgattgataatgatgatgatgatgatgatgatg atatttttcaaatggacGACGTTcttgatgctgatgatgacaatatcCGATTGTTGAATCCAACACCATatgaaccaccaccaccaacaagaCCAAGATCAAGTAACACAATTGGCTACACGaatagtgatgataatgaagaagaagaagaacaaTGTCgatttatatatgaatcGATTGGAAATATACCgaattttatgaatgaaaataacgtAAAAATTctccgacaacaacaacaacaacaacaaccatccGTTTTGGTAGCAATACCAATAAGTGAATGGGAATTACAACAAGAACAGCAAGAGATTATGGATTTTGTGGATGGAATTGTTTCGAATAATAACGAAAATCAACACCACTATCAAGAACAGGAACAAGATCTCAATAATGAACAACTAGTCAATATACAACAATCAGCATTACAATTACGAAGAATGagcaatgaatttcaattacgacgacgacgatcatcatcatcattgccacattcatcatcatcatcatcatcatcatcaacaacgaccataataatgataaatataaCAAATCtggtcaaacaaacaatcatggATATATGCACATTTACATTCGATATTATGTTTGGAAATTATTTTCGAACTttacaacatttttttggccattatcattcttga